The Geitlerinema sp. PCC 9228 genome includes the window GGCATACAACAAGCCATCCTCGCGATCGCACTGAATATTATAGCGCGTTCCCTCACGATACCAAGCGATCGCCGCTGCCAAAACCGGGAAAATTTCTTGCAACAATGCCTTATCTTGCGTCGCCTGGTAATAAACATACAAGGCTTGAAAATACCACAGCATGGCATCCACTGTGTTGTATTCCGGTTGGTTGGTACCGTCGGGAAAGAAATTGGGCAACATCCCTTGGTCTACATAAGCCGCAAACGTTTTCAAAATGGTTCGCGCCACCTGCCAGCGACCCGTTGCGACGCACAATCCCGGCAAACTAATCGCCATATCCCGCCCCCAATCACCAAACCAAGGATAGCCAGCAATAATGGTTTTTCCCGGGGAACCATCGGCTAACGTGCGATCGACCACAAAAGCATCCGCTGCCAGAACCAATTGCCGAATCCATGCTGGCGTATCCTGCGTCTGCAAATAATCGCAATTCTGCCATTGATGGAGGATTTCCCGTTCGTAGCGATACCGTTCTTCTAGAGCGGCTTTTCCATCTAAGTTGGGTTGGGATTCAGTAGTAGCAACCAAAGTTACCGACTCTCCCAACGATAAATCGATCGCTATTTTGCCAATACAAACGTGGTCTTCGCGATCGCTCAATCCCCGATACCGTTCCACCGGCAAGTCAAAGCCCCAATACCAATCGCTGGCAGTTGTTATTTTCGGGGAATTGGGGGCATCCACCAGCAAATACCAAGGAACCGCCTCCGGAAATGCTTGCACTTGTATGCCTTTTTCCCGAGATTCTACTTGCATTTGCCAGTTGCTGCCTTGGGTATTGCCGTGGCGATCGCGATAATTAGCCAATGCCGTCAGCGATAAAGTCAGCGGTTGGTTCCCCCGGTGCAACGTGTAGCGAATGTAGGTCGTATTGCTGCCCGGTTGCATCCAAATCCGCTTTTGCAACAAAGCATCGGCAAAGGCATACTGCCACACCGGAATATTTCCTTCTAGAAAAAAACGCTCGATAAACTGATATCCTTGGGGATTGACACTGCCATCCGCCCATAAATTACCATGGAGGGGATAATAGCGATCGCGATAACCAACCACTTCATCCAATTTCGCCAGCAGCAGCGTATGACCCAACGGCGGCTGCAACGCTGCCATTAACAAACCATGGTAGCGACGGGTCAAAACACCGGCAACAGTTCCCGATGCATAGCCGCCAATGCCATTCGTTACCAACCATTCCCGCCGCTGGGCGGTAGACAAACAACCACAAAGCGATCGCCCGAACTGAATCCCCATTATCTCAAAATCCCCAAAAAAACTTGCCAATTCTAAAAAATCGGGGAAGTGACGCGATCGCATTCTACCAGATTTTTCCGAAATACTCGCCAGCGATTTTTTGTTTTGTCCGTGCCCAAGTTCGACAGAGAATTGGTATTACTCCTCACGCGATCGCGAACGACATTGATTGCTTATCTGTCCGTGGACGCTCACCAAGTAAGGCACCACATAAGTTAGCAATCCCGATGCCCAGCGTGTCTTGGTCATATTTCCTTTCGCCAAAGCCGGACCGTGGTTGATGGCAAACACAATCGACCCAACCACAGCAGCAACGCGCAAAGCCGTGGGGGCGAACTTGGGATTGCCCAAACTTCCCAGAAAATGCTGCAAAGATTTCATGCTTTTATAACCATTTAGTGTTTTAAAAGCCAAGATTCCACCCCTTGAAACCAACGCGATCGCACCACCCACACCATAGCACTTGCAGGCAAGAGTATCAACAATCCCCCCAACCGTAGCACAAACCAGATTTGGGCACTTGCGATCGCCAGTTGACCGCTAACCGTCTGCCACCAAATCACCGCCACTGCCACCACCAGCAATCCTCCCAACAGCAACAGGCTTTTTCGGGAAAAACGACCCACCCCCGCCAACTGCCACCGCAAGCGCAACCTTTTCACCAATCGAACCGCCACCCACTCCATACCTGTCAATATCCATCCCGGTTGCCAAAGTTCGATGGCTACCAGTACCAACCACAACCAACTAAGTTGCAATCCCAACGTAGAAACCGGAAATAATGCCAATTGCATGGCTTGACTGTAATTATAGGGAATAAAAAATAGCCATTGCAGGAAAAATCGGGGCATATCGATAAGCTTAACTGGGGTTTGAATCCCTTCACTTATCCCACAAATACAAGTTGCTAGCCAGAAAAACACCACAAAAAATAATCCATACCATACCACTAACCGCAATTTTATCCATATAGTTGGGAAATGAAGCAAACTATAGTTAGCAGCCAATTGTCCTAAAAACACCAAAAATAATATTTGGGCAGCCAGATGCGTTGGCATCAACTGACCCCATGCCATCCCCGCAACCACTGCCATCACCATTCCCAAAAACCAACTAGTGCGATATTTGGTTAGGCTGCTATAGCGCTGGCAAATTTGAATTCCTAAAAACACGATACTGATGTAACATATCATGGCAGCCAAAATAAAATACGGAAAAGTGAATCCAAGCGATCGCTTTTCCGAGATTGGCAAAGCCTGTTGCCCCCAACGCACCGATTGCGCGATAATTTGCGGGTCGTAGGGCGCAATAACGTGGTCGCTGGTACTGGAAAGAAATAACTGGCGGGCTGTTTTTCGAGCAAAATGACCGCAAAGGCCATTATCAATACAAGTTTTTCCTGGTTCCTGGGTTGCTGGCTGCCAATTCTCTCGGGCATAAGCAGCAGGATTGATTTGGTCGTAGATACCAGTGGCTAGCAAAAGATTGGGCGGCGATTGGGGGGTTGCAAAACCGCTGGTACTGAGAACGATGGTTGCTTGCAGTTGCTGGTTGCTGTGGGCGAAAGGCAGGGCAGTATTGCCGCCCAGGGAATGTCCCAAAATGCCTAATTTTTCTAAGTCGAAACGTTGCGGGTGACTGCGTAAAAAAGCAAATACGGCTTGCAGGTCTTCTTCGGTGGTATCGGCGAGGGCATTTTTGTTTCTTGCTTCCAGGGGAAGGGGGGAAGATTCTCCATAACCACGAAAGTCAAATGCGATCGCGGTTATGCCGTGGCGGGCAAATTCCGTTGCCAACGGTGCCATCATGGCTTTGCTGTTGCTAACACCATGTGCCAAAATCATGGTGGGATAGGGAGGAGAGGCTTGTTTGGGTGTATAAATACGTGCCACCAAATCAGATTTGGCATCCATGGGAATGGCTATCGGTTCTATTTTGACTTCCCGAAAGGGATAGAATATGACTGCAAGAAGCAAGCTGACAACGGCTAAGAAGGCAGCAATAGCCATCCCCCGATCGCGTTTCACCATGAGAAAAT containing:
- a CDS encoding amylo-alpha-1,6-glucosidase, giving the protein MGIQFGRSLCGCLSTAQRREWLVTNGIGGYASGTVAGVLTRRYHGLLMAALQPPLGHTLLLAKLDEVVGYRDRYYPLHGNLWADGSVNPQGYQFIERFFLEGNIPVWQYAFADALLQKRIWMQPGSNTTYIRYTLHRGNQPLTLSLTALANYRDRHGNTQGSNWQMQVESREKGIQVQAFPEAVPWYLLVDAPNSPKITTASDWYWGFDLPVERYRGLSDREDHVCIGKIAIDLSLGESVTLVATTESQPNLDGKAALEERYRYEREILHQWQNCDYLQTQDTPAWIRQLVLAADAFVVDRTLADGSPGKTIIAGYPWFGDWGRDMAISLPGLCVATGRWQVARTILKTFAAYVDQGMLPNFFPDGTNQPEYNTVDAMLWYFQALYVYYQATQDKALLQEIFPVLAAAIAWYREGTRYNIQCDREDGLLYAGTEGVQLTWMDAKVDDWVVTPRMGKPVEVNALWYNALLVMAEFATQVGKSDREYARMAHQVRKNFHRFWSSQWGYCYDVLDGPQGHDGSLRPNQIFAISLPPTELPLFLPEQQRGIVDTVAARLLTSYGLRSLDPQNPQYRGIYGGDRVQRDGAYHQGTVWSWLLGHFATAYWRAYGDKQRAREFLKPLADHLTDACVGHTSEIFDGDPPMHPRGAFAQAWTVAEVLRAWFIPVL
- the nrtS gene encoding nitrate/nitrite transporter NrtS, with protein sequence MKSLQHFLGSLGNPKFAPTALRVAAVVGSIVFAINHGPALAKGNMTKTRWASGLLTYVVPYLVSVHGQISNQCRSRSREE
- a CDS encoding alpha/beta fold hydrolase: MVKRDRGMAIAAFLAVVSLLLAVIFYPFREVKIEPIAIPMDAKSDLVARIYTPKQASPPYPTMILAHGVSNSKAMMAPLATEFARHGITAIAFDFRGYGESSPLPLEARNKNALADTTEEDLQAVFAFLRSHPQRFDLEKLGILGHSLGGNTALPFAHSNQQLQATIVLSTSGFATPQSPPNLLLATGIYDQINPAAYARENWQPATQEPGKTCIDNGLCGHFARKTARQLFLSSTSDHVIAPYDPQIIAQSVRWGQQALPISEKRSLGFTFPYFILAAMICYISIVFLGIQICQRYSSLTKYRTSWFLGMVMAVVAGMAWGQLMPTHLAAQILFLVFLGQLAANYSLLHFPTIWIKLRLVVWYGLFFVVFFWLATCICGISEGIQTPVKLIDMPRFFLQWLFFIPYNYSQAMQLALFPVSTLGLQLSWLWLVLVAIELWQPGWILTGMEWVAVRLVKRLRLRWQLAGVGRFSRKSLLLLGGLLVVAVAVIWWQTVSGQLAIASAQIWFVLRLGGLLILLPASAMVWVVRSRWFQGVESWLLKH